TGTTGATTGTGCAAGGGTTGACATAGCTACACTGGGTTGGGTTTAGTGCACGTCTTCACAATCATTGAAAAGACAGTCAGTGAGAAAAAATTGCTTGTCAGACTCACCGTGAGACCGTGCTTCGACAAATACTTCCCCGTTGACGAGACGGCCGAGCCTATAAGCTAAACTTAATTTACAATTTATCGATGACCAAAAACGGTGCAGGAATTCATTTAACGATTGGTGGCTGCCGTGTAAGGTGGCGCCACGTACATTTGCAGTCAGCTGTTCGTGCTACGTACAGCTGCTTTTGTTCCAGCCTCTCGGGCTCTCTGCATGCCGCGCACACCGGTTGAATCGTGGGGGAGACGAAGAGGTCCCTAACTCCCTAAATTTTGCGGGTGAACCCGTGCGACCCTTGCCATTAGAAAGCGTTCAACGCGGCCCTTCTGGTGGCACGCACTAAATTCTCATAACAATCATAACTATGAAATCTTAGGGTGACGTGTTTCCGCAAATGACCGGTCGTTTTTGCATGCATGCCTAACTAAAACAGACGCTAACAAGGTCCAACATAGTCAACAACGCTAACATAGTCCTCAACTCTGGAATATTCGTCAACTCTGGGGTGGTCGCCAACTCCGGGGTAGTCGCCAACACTGTGGCGGTCTTCAACTCTGGGGTGGTCTTCAACACCGGGGTAGTCGACACCGGGTTTGTAGTCAACTCCGGGGTAGTCGTCAACTCCGGGGAAGTCGTCAACTCCGAGGTAGTCGCCAACACTGGGGTAGTCGCCAACACTGGTGTAGTCACCAACACTGGTGTGATCTTCAACGCCAGGCTGGTCTTCAACTCCGGGGTAGTCGCAAACACTGGTGTGGTCTTTAACTCCGGGATGATCTTCAACTCCGGGGTGGTCTTCAACACCGAGGTGGTCTTCAACACCGGGGTAGTCGTCAACACTGAGGTAGTCGTCAACACTGGGGTAGTCGTCGATGCCGGGATAGTCTTCAACACTAAGATAGTCGGGGTAGTCGTCAACACTGGGGTAGTCGTCAACACTGAGGTAGTCGGCAACACTGGGATAGTCGTCGACGCCGGGATAGTCTTCA
This portion of the Amblyomma americanum isolate KBUSLIRL-KWMA chromosome 10, ASM5285725v1, whole genome shotgun sequence genome encodes:
- the LOC144108834 gene encoding uncharacterized protein LOC144108834; translated protein: MEGSQPAAQDLVGTALEGNASTEDGAPTGAEPSRAAGDCRGDSANFDAVAVRGDGADGGDIGGVGDTGGGGGTGVGDYPGVGNYPRVGDDPGVGDDPGVDYFLGVYFPRTSDYLGVEDYPGVDDYPSVADYLSVDDYPSVDDYPDYLSVEDYPGIDDYPSVDDYLSVDDYPGVEDHLGVEDHPGVEDHPGVKDHTSVCDYPGVEDQPGVEDHTSVGDYTSVGDYPSVGDYLGVDDFPGVDDYPGVDYKPGVDYPGVEDHPRVEDRHSVGDYPGVGDHPRVDEYSRVEDYVSVVDYVGPC